A part of Gossypium hirsutum isolate 1008001.06 chromosome A07, Gossypium_hirsutum_v2.1, whole genome shotgun sequence genomic DNA contains:
- the LOC121231806 gene encoding glycine-rich protein yields the protein MPWFKHPLFSKYFDQFHKKERKKSNMSSISKSFLLLALLAAAVLLISSEVTARDLAETTTEKNNGEVATETTEAEAEVEESKYGYGGYGSRRGYGGYGGRGGYGGYGGRGGYGGYGGRGGYGGGYGGRGRGGYGGGCAYGCCHSDYYGRGCRRCCAYAGEAVNVETHADPHY from the exons ATGCCTTGGTTTAAACATCCTTTGTTCTCCAAATACTTTGATCAGTTccataagaaagaaagaaagaaatcaaatatGAGTTCCATTTCCAAGAGTTTCCTTCTCCTTGCCCTTTTAGCTGCTGCTGTTCTTCTCATTTCATCGGAAGTGACAGCTCGAGACCTTGCTGAAACCACCACTGAAAAGAACAATG GTGAGGTGGCTACTGAAACAACCGAGGCTGAGGCTGAGGTAGAAGAGTCCAAATATGGATATGGTGGATACGGGAGCCGTCGAGGTTATGGAGGATACGGAGGGCGCGGTGGGTACGGAGGATACGGAGGGCGTGGTGGGTACGGAGGATACGGAGGGCGCGGTGGGTATGGTGGTGGTTACGGTGGACGAGGACGTGGAGGTTATGGAGGAGGTTGTGCCTATGGATGCTGTCATTCAGATTATTACGGAAGAGGTTGCCGAAGGTGCTGCGCTTACGCTGGGGAGGCTGTGAATGTTGAAACACATGCTGATCCTCACTACTAA